A genomic stretch from Frigoribacterium sp. PvP032 includes:
- a CDS encoding amidohydrolase — protein sequence MTRSQQPPSVVVAITGGRVVPVVGEPVDGGTVLIRDGVVEAVGAAADVEVPAGARVVDATGRWVLPGFVEAHGHVGISEEANGPVGNDTNEMTDPNTAGVRAIDAIDIDDEGFRDALSGGVTSVVVKPGSGNVIGGRTVAIKTWGSRTIDEQVIKGAVSVKSALGENPKRVYGSRDALPSTRLGVAYVLRQAFEDARFYAASRAAAAVASEPFRRDLRLETLADVLDGTLVWDQHVHRHDDIATAIRLSEEFGYRLVVNHGTEGHKLADVLAEKGIPVIFGPMLTSRTKVELRDRAISNLAALARAGVTVAITTDHPVVPINFLVHQASFAVKEGLDPVVALEALTINPARMLGLDDRVGALVPGLDGDVVIWSGDPLDVMSRAEHVLIAGATVYEWDAAAGRGRTVERSERFVAAAAAAAAGRGGRTRGRRASRP from the coding sequence ATGACTCGTTCGCAGCAGCCGCCCTCCGTCGTCGTCGCGATCACCGGCGGGCGTGTGGTCCCCGTCGTGGGCGAGCCGGTCGACGGCGGCACGGTGCTGATCCGCGACGGCGTGGTCGAGGCCGTGGGCGCGGCCGCTGACGTCGAGGTGCCCGCTGGCGCCCGGGTGGTCGACGCCACCGGCCGGTGGGTGCTGCCCGGCTTCGTCGAGGCGCACGGCCACGTCGGCATCAGCGAGGAGGCGAACGGGCCCGTCGGCAACGACACCAACGAGATGACCGACCCGAACACCGCCGGGGTGCGGGCGATCGACGCGATCGACATCGACGACGAGGGGTTCCGCGACGCGCTCTCTGGCGGCGTCACGAGCGTCGTCGTCAAGCCCGGCAGCGGCAACGTGATCGGCGGCCGCACCGTGGCGATCAAGACGTGGGGCAGCCGCACGATCGACGAGCAGGTGATCAAGGGGGCGGTGAGCGTCAAGTCCGCGCTGGGCGAGAACCCGAAACGGGTCTACGGCAGCCGCGACGCCTTGCCCTCGACCCGGCTCGGAGTCGCGTACGTGCTGCGGCAGGCCTTCGAGGACGCCCGGTTCTATGCAGCGTCACGCGCGGCGGCGGCGGTGGCGAGCGAGCCGTTCCGGCGCGACCTCCGGCTCGAGACGCTCGCCGACGTGCTCGACGGCACCCTCGTGTGGGACCAGCACGTGCACCGGCACGACGACATCGCCACGGCGATCAGGCTGTCGGAGGAATTCGGCTACCGCCTCGTCGTCAACCACGGCACCGAGGGGCACAAGCTGGCCGACGTGCTGGCCGAGAAGGGCATCCCGGTGATCTTCGGGCCGATGCTCACCTCGCGCACCAAGGTCGAGCTGCGCGACCGGGCCATCTCGAATCTCGCCGCTCTCGCACGCGCCGGCGTCACGGTGGCCATCACGACCGACCACCCGGTCGTGCCGATCAACTTCCTGGTGCACCAGGCGTCGTTCGCGGTGAAGGAGGGGCTCGACCCCGTCGTCGCGCTCGAGGCGCTGACGATCAACCCGGCACGCATGCTGGGGCTCGACGACCGGGTGGGGGCACTGGTGCCCGGGCTCGACGGCGACGTCGTCATCTGGTCGGGCGACCCGCTCGACGTGATGAGCCGCGCCGAGCACGTGCTGATCGCCGGGGCGACCGTGTACGAGTGGGATGCGGCAGCGGGGCGCGGCCGGACAGTCGAGCGGTCGGAGCGGTTCGTCGCGGCGGCTGCCGCGGCTGCCGCGGGGCGCGGCGGCCGCACGCGCGGCCGGCGGGCCAGCCGGCCGTAG
- a CDS encoding BMP family ABC transporter substrate-binding protein, with product MSVRAAVPVPVLSHSSSRSARPRLLGAAAGLAGLVLLSGCASAPSDDGGSATTAAHCARMVTNSGGLDDRSFNQSSWAGLQAAEADGVASQVLVSTSETDLAPNVTQAVESGCGFVLTVGYELAAATEEQAAANPDVDFAIVDETVEGDNVKPILFDTAQASYLAGYLAAGVSKTGAVGTFGGGNQPPVTLFMDGFAQGVDAYNAAHGASVRLIGWDPVARDGSFTGDFEDVNKGKQVAQALIDQGADVIMPVAGQVGEGAASAALDAGGVSVIWVDNDGWDTLPEAYRPILLTSVLKDTEQAVREIAVSTTDDSFTNEPYVGTLENEGVGLAPFHDLESSVPADLAAEVDALRDQIVAGTVEVDSPDAP from the coding sequence GTGTCTGTCCGTGCCGCCGTGCCCGTCCCCGTCCTGTCACACTCGTCGTCCCGCTCCGCGCGCCCGCGCCTCCTCGGCGCCGCAGCGGGCCTGGCCGGGCTCGTCCTGCTGTCGGGGTGCGCGTCAGCACCGTCGGACGACGGGGGCAGCGCGACGACCGCGGCGCACTGCGCCCGCATGGTGACGAACTCGGGCGGTCTCGACGACCGTTCGTTCAACCAGTCGAGCTGGGCAGGCCTCCAGGCCGCCGAGGCGGACGGCGTCGCCTCGCAGGTGCTCGTCTCGACCTCCGAGACCGACCTGGCGCCGAACGTCACCCAGGCCGTCGAGTCCGGCTGCGGATTCGTCCTGACCGTCGGCTACGAGCTCGCCGCCGCCACCGAGGAGCAGGCCGCGGCGAACCCCGACGTCGACTTCGCGATCGTCGACGAGACCGTCGAGGGCGACAACGTGAAGCCGATCCTCTTCGACACGGCGCAGGCGTCGTACCTCGCCGGCTACCTCGCGGCCGGGGTCTCGAAGACCGGCGCCGTGGGCACCTTCGGCGGCGGCAACCAGCCCCCCGTGACCCTCTTCATGGACGGCTTCGCGCAGGGCGTCGACGCCTACAACGCCGCGCACGGGGCCTCCGTCCGTCTGATCGGCTGGGACCCGGTCGCCCGCGACGGCTCGTTCACCGGCGACTTCGAGGACGTCAACAAGGGCAAGCAGGTCGCCCAGGCGCTGATCGACCAGGGTGCCGACGTGATCATGCCCGTCGCCGGCCAGGTCGGCGAGGGCGCCGCCTCCGCCGCGCTCGACGCCGGGGGAGTGAGCGTCATCTGGGTCGACAACGACGGCTGGGACACGCTGCCCGAGGCGTACCGCCCGATCCTGCTCACCTCCGTGCTGAAGGACACCGAGCAGGCCGTCCGCGAGATCGCCGTCTCGACGACCGACGACAGCTTCACGAACGAGCCCTACGTCGGCACGCTCGAGAACGAGGGCGTCGGCCTCGCGCCGTTCCACGACCTGGAGTCGAGCGTGCCGGCCGACCTCGCCGCCGAGGTCGACGCCCTGCGCGACCAGATCGTCGCCGGCACCGTCGAGGTCGACTCGCCCGACGCCCCGTAG
- a CDS encoding response regulator transcription factor — MDPLNTATGSGGSAGRTPAPAPVRVVLVDDERLVRTGLRLILGGEPSVEVVGEAADGVEAEHVIAETVPDVVLMDIRMPRRDGLAATELELRRRPDLAVLVLTTFDADEMVLGALRLGARGFLLKDTPPAELVAAVLAAAQGRSTLSPSVLDRVIGAATASVPVQPVDGSAEEAAAAAAEARSRLALLTAREADVVRGVVRGRSNAQIGAELYVSVATVKTHLGHAYDKLGVDGRVQLALLARAAGLPED; from the coding sequence GTGGACCCGCTGAACACCGCCACCGGCAGCGGCGGCAGCGCCGGCCGCACGCCCGCCCCCGCGCCCGTCCGTGTCGTCCTCGTCGACGACGAGAGGCTCGTCCGGACCGGCCTCCGCCTCATCCTCGGCGGCGAGCCGTCCGTCGAGGTGGTGGGCGAGGCGGCCGACGGCGTCGAGGCCGAGCACGTCATCGCCGAGACCGTGCCCGACGTCGTGCTGATGGACATCCGCATGCCCCGCCGAGACGGCCTCGCCGCGACCGAGCTCGAGCTCCGGCGTCGACCCGACCTCGCGGTGCTCGTGCTGACGACCTTCGACGCGGACGAAATGGTGCTGGGGGCGCTCCGCCTCGGCGCCCGCGGCTTCCTGCTCAAGGACACCCCTCCGGCCGAGCTCGTCGCCGCGGTCCTCGCGGCGGCACAGGGCCGTTCGACCCTCTCGCCGAGCGTGCTCGACCGCGTGATCGGAGCCGCGACGGCGTCCGTCCCCGTGCAGCCGGTCGACGGCAGTGCCGAGGAGGCGGCGGCCGCGGCCGCGGAGGCCCGGTCCCGTCTCGCCCTGCTCACCGCCCGCGAGGCCGACGTCGTGCGCGGCGTCGTCCGCGGCCGCTCGAACGCGCAGATCGGCGCCGAGCTGTACGTCAGCGTCGCGACCGTGAAGACCCACCTCGGCCACGCCTACGACAAGCTCGGCGTCGACGGCCGGGTCCAGCTCGCGCTGCTGGCCCGGGCGGCGGGGCTCCCCGAGGACTGA
- a CDS encoding sensor histidine kinase: MSTETTTATATDGRPRGWARAWGETWRLLVALVLGLVVSLAVWFGDPAGVRDAEPLFGLFVFLDVLVGLTVLVLLPLRHRAPFVLTLVAVVLAGISPFASCAASLMLVSLATRRRAVEIIPAAVAFVVASVLGEVLYFRSEPVLPLWQTLVAVVVVTALIVVVGLYIGGRRELLRSLRERARLVEEEEHLRLAQARDHERTRIAREMHDVLAHRLSLVALHAGALEYRDDLDPAETRATAGVIRENARTALTELRDVLGVLRDPAPGGRGASTAVAPPQPTLAGLGALLDEARSAGTVVQLESALPPGSLDFVPADDAPDRSRGEEAPPTTISRHAFRIVQECLTNARRHAPGQPVTVELQGRPGRELVIRVENPVVAAVAAGSGSGHGLDGLAERARLVGGHLTVDSTADRHVVEARLPWTR; encoded by the coding sequence ATGAGCACCGAGACCACCACCGCCACGGCGACCGACGGCAGACCCCGTGGCTGGGCCCGCGCGTGGGGCGAGACGTGGCGGCTGCTGGTCGCGCTCGTCCTCGGCCTGGTCGTGTCGCTTGCGGTCTGGTTCGGCGACCCGGCCGGTGTCCGCGATGCCGAGCCGCTGTTCGGCCTCTTCGTGTTCCTCGACGTGCTCGTCGGGCTCACGGTGCTCGTGCTGCTGCCGCTCCGGCACCGCGCCCCGTTCGTCCTCACCCTGGTGGCGGTCGTGCTCGCGGGCATCTCGCCGTTCGCGTCGTGCGCCGCGTCGCTCATGCTCGTGTCGCTCGCGACCCGTCGTCGGGCGGTCGAGATCATCCCTGCGGCAGTCGCCTTCGTCGTCGCCAGCGTCCTCGGCGAGGTGCTGTACTTCCGTTCCGAGCCGGTCCTCCCGCTCTGGCAGACCCTCGTCGCGGTCGTCGTCGTCACGGCCCTGATCGTCGTCGTCGGCCTCTACATCGGCGGTCGCCGTGAGCTGCTCCGCAGCCTGCGCGAGCGTGCCCGCCTCGTCGAGGAGGAGGAGCACCTCCGCCTGGCCCAGGCCCGCGACCACGAGCGCACCCGGATCGCCCGCGAGATGCACGACGTGCTCGCCCACCGGCTCTCGCTCGTCGCCCTGCACGCCGGGGCGCTCGAGTACCGCGACGACCTCGACCCGGCTGAGACGCGGGCGACCGCGGGCGTCATCCGCGAGAACGCCCGGACGGCGCTGACCGAGCTGCGCGACGTGCTCGGGGTGCTGCGCGACCCTGCCCCGGGCGGCAGGGGCGCGAGCACTGCGGTGGCCCCGCCGCAGCCGACGCTCGCCGGGCTCGGCGCGCTGCTCGACGAGGCCCGGTCCGCGGGCACCGTGGTCCAGCTCGAGTCGGCCCTGCCGCCTGGCTCGCTCGACTTCGTCCCCGCAGACGACGCACCAGACCGCAGCAGGGGCGAGGAGGCGCCTCCCACGACCATCAGCCGGCACGCGTTCCGCATCGTGCAGGAGTGCCTGACGAACGCCCGGCGGCACGCGCCCGGGCAGCCGGTGACGGTCGAGCTGCAGGGCCGTCCAGGGCGCGAGCTCGTGATCCGCGTCGAGAACCCGGTGGTGGCGGCAGTCGCCGCCGGGTCTGGCTCCGGTCACGGCCTCGACGGGCTGGCTGAGCGAGCCCGCCTCGTCGGCGGGCACCTGACGGTCGACTCGACGGCCGACCGGCACGTCGTGGAGGCGAGGCTGCCGTGGACCCGCTGA